In Parageobacillus sp. KH3-4, the genomic window GCATATGTCCGAAGTGCGGAGCTGTTTTTACAGAATAAATATAGCGACGTGATTACGGCACTGGAAAATTACCCTCCAGAAAAAATGCCGTATGTCGTGCAATATGAACTGGCTTCTTCCTACGTAATGACGGAGTCGCTTACTGAAGAGCAGCGGAAAGTGGTATTAAATAATATTACGTTGAAAACAGACCCGCAGTATTTGCTTTATTGGATTTATATCGGCCGGGGAAGAAGCGAAGATGCGCTTGAATTGGCGAGAGCGATGGAAGATCGGGAGCTGATTGTGTATGGTTTGTTAAAACATCGCGAAGAAATAAAGGCAGACGAAGAGTTAAGCGGAGAGGAAAAACAGCAAAAATTAGAAGAAATTGACAGAGAGATAGAGGAATATGAAAAAGAACGGAAGGAACAGGAAAAGCAATTGAAAGAAGAACAGCAAGAAGAGACAAGCCAGCAGCAAGCCCCGGCGCAGCAGCCGGCAGCCACTCCTCCGGCTTCGACGGCGCCAAACCAACAGTCGAACGCACCTGCATCCAATCATACGCCGCCTGCATCTAATAGCGTGCAGCCAAACAATGCGGAAACGAAACAATAAATGGAAGAAAGTGGAGCAACAAGCACAACAAGCATCATAGGAGAGGAATGATATGAGTCAATTGTGGATTTTTTATGAGGATGCTTGCCAGCTATTCCCGCTGACAGGACAGGAGGATTGTATTTTTATTGGAAATAAACTGGAGCATCATGTTACCATCCCATCTTTTTTGTTTCGTAACGGATATGTGGAAATAAGACAACAAACAGATGCTTCCGCCATGACGGTGCTGCAAGGAGATAAACCAATCGGGGAGCTGAAGCCGTATGTTCCCGTTACGGTGGACGACGATGGACAAACGCTCAAGGTCGTGTGGATGGACAAGGAAATAAAACAACACATTTATTACGTTGGCAATAAAACTGAACTAATGGTGGCGCCTGATCCACAGGCAGACATTCAAACGAAAATGGCGAGGGCATCATTTGTCAAGCAGCAGGGAGAATGGTTCGTTGTTCCAAACCATGAATCGCCGCTGTTTCTTAATGGTGCGAAAATATCCGATGCTGTTTCTTTGCAAAATGGGGACGTGATCCTGTGTCCATATGCACAATTTGTTTTTTTAGAGGATGATTTATTAGCAGTCGCAAGCAGCCAAGAGATAACATCTTCGCTGACGGAAACAGTGCCGCCGGTTTCGGAAATGAAAAAAAAGTATCCTGTTTATCACCGGACGCCGCGCATGATTTATGAACTGCCAAGCGAAAAGGTTGCGATTTCGTTTCCAAGCCAAGAAGGAGACGGGGATCAGCGCGGTTTATGGCTAATGATTTTACCGCCGTTGATGATGCTTCTTGTTATGGGGGTTATTGCTTTCATTCAACCGCGGGGCATCTTTATTCTCATTTCGATCGTGATGTTTGCGACAACGTTGGTGACATCGGCCGTGCAATATTTTCGGGAAAGAAAAAATCGCAAAGCGCGGAAAGAAAAGCGCCGGCGCATTTATACGAATTATTTGAAACAAAAGCGGGAAGAGCTTCACGCGCTATCCGAGAAACAAAGAAACGTGCTATATTACCACTTTCCTTCATTTGAAAAGATGAAATTGCTAGCTTTGCAAATTAGCGACCGTATTTGGGAACGAACGATGGAAAGCGGCGATTTCCTTCATCTTCGCATCGGAAAAGCGGATGTTCCGTCTACCTATGAAGTGTCGGTGAGTATGGGGGATTTGGCTAACCGGGAAATCGACGATTTATTAGAGCAGGCTCAACAGATGGCGCGAACTTATCAAACCGTAAAAAATGTTCCGCTTACGATTGATTTGTCAAGCGGGGCAATGGGAATGATCGGGAAAGCTGCGATCGTTAATCATGAAATTCAGCAGCTTGTAGGGCAAATCGCCTTTTTCCACAGTTACCACGATGTACGGTTTGTGGCCATCTTTGCTGAAAAAGATTATAAGGATTGGGAATGGATGAAATGGCTCCCGCATTTTCAACTGCCCAATTCTTTCGCGAAAGGATTTATTTATAACGAACAGACACGCGACCAATTGTTATCGTCCATTTACGAAATGTTGAGGGAGCGCGACTTGGATGAAGACAAAGAGAAAAAACGGTTTTCCCCGCATTTTGTGTTTATCGTCGCCGACCGCTCTTTAATTGCGGAACATGTCATTTTGGAATATTTGGAGGAAAAAAATGAAGAAGTCGGTATTTCCGTGATTTTTGCTTCCGATACGAAGGAAAGTTTAACAGAAAACATTCATACGCTCGTGCAATATATCAACGAGCGGGATGGAGAAATTTTAATCCAGCACCGGAAAGCGGCGCATATTCCGTTTACGCTCGATGAACATACTCGGGAAGGAAACGAGCGGTTCGCACGGTTATTGCGCTCTTTAGATCATCAAAGAGGAATGCATAATTCTATTCCAGAAAAAGTCACGTTTCTCGAATTACTTCAAGTGAAGAAAGCGGAAGAGATAAATATGAAGGAAAATTGGATGACTCATCAACCTTCGCGCTCGTTGGCCGTTCCAATTGGACTAAAAGGCAGAAAAGACGTCGTAGAGCTGAACTTGCATGAAAAAGCGCACGGTCCGCACGGGCTTGTCGCGGGGACGACAGGGTCTGGGAAAAGTGAACTGCTGCAAACGTACATTTTGTCATTGGCGGTGCATTTTCACCCTCATGAAGTCGCATTTTTGCTCATCGACTATAAGGGAGGCGGCATGGCGCAGCCGTTTAAAAACATTCCGCATTTATTAGGCACGATTACTAATATTCATGGCAGCAAAAACTTCAGCGCGCGCGCGTTGGCTTCCATTAACAGTGAGCTGAAAAAGCGGCAGCGCTTGTTTGACCGCTATGAAGTCAATCATATCAATGATTATATGGAGTTATATAAACAAGGAAAAGCGAAACAGCCTCTTCCCCATCTATTCTTAATCGCTGATGAATTCGCTGAATTAAAAAGCGAAGAACCGGATTTTATTCGCGAATTGGTGAGTGCGGCGCGGATTGGCCGCAGCCTGGGAGTCCATCTTATTTTAGCCACACAAAAGCCAAAAGGAGTCATCGACGAGCAAATTTGGAGCAATGCCCGCTTTCGCATCAGCTTGAAAATGCAAGATGCCAGCGACAGTAAGGAAATATTGAAAAACGGAGATGCGGCTACAATTACGGTAACAGGACGTGCGTATCTTCAAGTTGGAAATAATGAGGTATATGAGCTATTTCAATCGGCGTGGAGCGGTGCGCCGTATATGGAAGAAGGCGTTGAATCAGAAGATGATATTTATATTGTCACGGATTTAGGGCTTGTTCCGGTTTCGAATATTGACGCGAAAATGAAGAAAAACAAGAAAAAACAAAAAACAGAAATCGAAATGGTTGTTCAAGAAATTATCAAAACGCAGCAGCAACTCGGGATTGAAAAGCTGCCGAGCCCATGGCTGCCGCCGTTATCTTCGCGCCTGCATCGCCCTGCTTTGCTAGAAGGAGACACCGTTTATTTTCCAATTGGTCTAAAAGATGAACCGGAACTGCAGCGGCAATCAGACTACTTATATCAATGGATGGAAGATGGAAATATCGGCATTTTTGGCTCTGCGGGATATGGGAAATCGACAACGGCGATGACATTGTTAATGAGCTTTGCGTCCGTCTATAGTCCAGAACAGCTTCATTATTACATTTTCGATTTCGGAAACAACGCGTTGCTGCCGCTGCGGCAATTGCCGCATACAGCTGATTATTTTCGGCTCGATGATGAAAAGAAGATTGAGAAATTTATGAAGTTAATGAAAGAAGAAATCGAACAGCGAAAACAGCGTTTCATGGAAAAAGAAGTAAGCACGATTAAATTGTATAACACGCTTTCTGAAGAAAAGCTCCCGATTATCTTTATCGCGATTGACAACTTTGATCTTGTCAAAGAAGAAATGCCGGAGCTGGAAACACAGCTCATTCAATATGCTAGAGACGGGCAATCGCTTGGAATATTTTTGATGATAACGGCAACAAGGGTTAGCGGAGTTCGCCCGCCGCTCATGAACAATTTAAAAACAAAAATCGTTCATTATTTCCTTGACAGTTCGGAACGGTTTTCCATCATTGGACGAACTCCGTACGAGGTCGAGCCGATTCCGGGGCGAGCGCTGGTAAAAAAAGAGCAAGCGGTTTTAACGCAAATTTATCTTCCGGCTGATGGGGAAGATGACATCGCGGTGCTTGAAAATGTGAAAGAAGAGATCGTAAGGCTGACAGAAAAATATAAAAGCATGCGCAAGCCGCAGCCGATTCCAATGCTTCCAGCACGATTACCATTTGTTGTCTTTGCAAAGACGTATGTGGTTCAGCCGCAGCCTGGCTTGATCCCGATTGGTCTTGATGAAGAGACGGTTCGACCGGTTTCCCTTCATATACAAACAAATCCGCATTGTCTTGTAGTAGGGCAACCGCGCAAAGGGAAGACGAATGCGATCAAAGTGATATTGGAATCATTGCTCGCCCAGCCGACGGCAGGCGTCGGGCTGTTTGATGGAGTGGACCGCGGCCTTGCTTTATACGCCAATAAAGAAAATGTCACTTATATAGAAACAAAAGAGCAAATGCACCATTGGCTTGATGAGGCAAATGGAATATTGCAAGCGAGGGAGGAAGAGTATTTAGCGGCAATTGGGAAAACAGATGTTCATGTACAAGCCTTTTCACCTGTTGTTTTCGTCGCGGATAGCCTTTCTAGGCTTCAGCAGTCAGCCGATAGTAAAATTCACGAGCGAATCGCGATGATGATGAAGCGATACAGCCATCTTGGATTTAGTGTCATTGTCGCAGGAAACGCAAATGAATTTACGAAGGGCTTTGATGCGCTGACAACTGAACTGAAACAAGTTCGGCAAGCGATCCTCGTCATGAAAAAATCGGAACAAAGCTTGTTTGCACTGCCATTTACGCGACACGAACCAGAAGTGGACCCAGGGTTTGGCTATTTTGTCTTCAATGGAAAAGAACAGAAAATACAAATCCCACAAGTAGAATAAAGGAAATCAGGTGAACCATATGACGGAAAAATGGAAAATCGTCAAGTTGATTGCGAAGATTATGTTTATTGTTGCTCTTCCTGTACTATTCTTTACGTTCATTGGCCATAACCCGATGAAGGTAACAGAGAGGACAACGAACCGAATCGCGGTAGTCAACGAAGATGTAGGAGCCGATTATGATAAAAAAACATACGACTTCGGCAAAGAAATTGTACCAGCCCTTGATGATCACTCTAGTTATCAGTGGTCTGTCGTCAATCGCGGCCAGGCGGAAAAAGGGCTGGCGGACGGCCAATATGACGCTGTCGTTTATTTGCCATCTGATTTTTCGAGAAACATTTTGACCTTTAATGAAAAAAAGCCGCTTAAGGCAACCGTTCAATATAA contains:
- the essC gene encoding type VII secretion protein EssC, producing the protein MSQLWIFYEDACQLFPLTGQEDCIFIGNKLEHHVTIPSFLFRNGYVEIRQQTDASAMTVLQGDKPIGELKPYVPVTVDDDGQTLKVVWMDKEIKQHIYYVGNKTELMVAPDPQADIQTKMARASFVKQQGEWFVVPNHESPLFLNGAKISDAVSLQNGDVILCPYAQFVFLEDDLLAVASSQEITSSLTETVPPVSEMKKKYPVYHRTPRMIYELPSEKVAISFPSQEGDGDQRGLWLMILPPLMMLLVMGVIAFIQPRGIFILISIVMFATTLVTSAVQYFRERKNRKARKEKRRRIYTNYLKQKREELHALSEKQRNVLYYHFPSFEKMKLLALQISDRIWERTMESGDFLHLRIGKADVPSTYEVSVSMGDLANREIDDLLEQAQQMARTYQTVKNVPLTIDLSSGAMGMIGKAAIVNHEIQQLVGQIAFFHSYHDVRFVAIFAEKDYKDWEWMKWLPHFQLPNSFAKGFIYNEQTRDQLLSSIYEMLRERDLDEDKEKKRFSPHFVFIVADRSLIAEHVILEYLEEKNEEVGISVIFASDTKESLTENIHTLVQYINERDGEILIQHRKAAHIPFTLDEHTREGNERFARLLRSLDHQRGMHNSIPEKVTFLELLQVKKAEEINMKENWMTHQPSRSLAVPIGLKGRKDVVELNLHEKAHGPHGLVAGTTGSGKSELLQTYILSLAVHFHPHEVAFLLIDYKGGGMAQPFKNIPHLLGTITNIHGSKNFSARALASINSELKKRQRLFDRYEVNHINDYMELYKQGKAKQPLPHLFLIADEFAELKSEEPDFIRELVSAARIGRSLGVHLILATQKPKGVIDEQIWSNARFRISLKMQDASDSKEILKNGDAATITVTGRAYLQVGNNEVYELFQSAWSGAPYMEEGVESEDDIYIVTDLGLVPVSNIDAKMKKNKKKQKTEIEMVVQEIIKTQQQLGIEKLPSPWLPPLSSRLHRPALLEGDTVYFPIGLKDEPELQRQSDYLYQWMEDGNIGIFGSAGYGKSTTAMTLLMSFASVYSPEQLHYYIFDFGNNALLPLRQLPHTADYFRLDDEKKIEKFMKLMKEEIEQRKQRFMEKEVSTIKLYNTLSEEKLPIIFIAIDNFDLVKEEMPELETQLIQYARDGQSLGIFLMITATRVSGVRPPLMNNLKTKIVHYFLDSSERFSIIGRTPYEVEPIPGRALVKKEQAVLTQIYLPADGEDDIAVLENVKEEIVRLTEKYKSMRKPQPIPMLPARLPFVVFAKTYVVQPQPGLIPIGLDEETVRPVSLHIQTNPHCLVVGQPRKGKTNAIKVILESLLAQPTAGVGLFDGVDRGLALYANKENVTYIETKEQMHHWLDEANGILQAREEEYLAAIGKTDVHVQAFSPVVFVADSLSRLQQSADSKIHERIAMMMKRYSHLGFSVIVAGNANEFTKGFDALTTELKQVRQAILVMKKSEQSLFALPFTRHEPEVDPGFGYFVFNGKEQKIQIPQVE